One Pseudomonas tolaasii NCPPB 2192 genomic window carries:
- a CDS encoding RNA polymerase sigma factor — protein MSSVQTPHSELVGALYRDHRGWLLAWLRRNVACPSRAEDLSQDTFMRLLGRDELREPREPRAFLVAIAKGLLFDYFRRAALEQAYLTELMLIPESEHPSPEEQQLILEDLKAIDRLLGKLSSKARAAFLYNRLDGLGHAEIAQRLGVSVPRVRQYLAQGIRQCYIALYGEPL, from the coding sequence TTGTCGTCGGTCCAGACCCCACACAGTGAGCTAGTTGGCGCGTTGTATCGCGACCATCGTGGCTGGCTGCTGGCCTGGCTGCGGCGCAATGTGGCGTGCCCGAGCCGCGCCGAGGACCTGAGCCAGGACACCTTCATGCGCCTGCTCGGCCGCGACGAGCTGCGCGAACCCCGCGAGCCACGGGCGTTTCTGGTGGCCATCGCCAAAGGCCTGCTGTTCGACTACTTCCGTCGCGCCGCCCTGGAACAGGCCTACCTCACCGAATTGATGCTGATTCCGGAAAGCGAGCACCCCTCGCCGGAAGAACAGCAACTGATCCTCGAAGACCTGAAGGCCATCGACCGTTTGCTCGGCAAGCTCTCGAGCAAGGCCCGCGCGGCGTTCCTCTATAACCGCCTCGACGGCCTAGGCCACGCCGAAATCGCTCAGCGCCTCGGCGTGTCGGTGCCGCGCGTGCGCCAGTACCTGGCCCAGGGCATTCGCCAGTGCTACATCGCCCTGTATGGCGAGCCGTTGTGA
- a CDS encoding PepSY-associated TM helix domain-containing protein, protein MKSKTIRRWSFIHTWTSLICTVFLLLLALTGLPLVFHHEIDHLLGNEPQLAQMPADTPQLNLEQLVAKAQAHRPGEAMQYLAWDEDDKNGVIAIMAATAGTEPNSSHTFMLDARTGDALETPAANGGLTLFLLRLHTDMFVGLPGKLLLAFMGILFVVAIVSGTVLYLPFMRRLKFATVRQDKSTRLRWLDLHNLIGIVTLTWALVVGVTGVISACADLIIAAWRQDSLSAMIEPYKNAPPLTQRAPATELLSIAAKAAPGMEPDFIAFPGTRFSSEHHYAVFMKGSTHLTSHLLTPVLIDASTLAVTAIAERPWYMDAMGMSQPLHFGDYGGMPMKVLWAVLDVLTIIVLGSGIYLWVVRRKAAKP, encoded by the coding sequence ATGAAAAGCAAAACCATCCGCCGCTGGTCCTTCATCCACACCTGGACCAGCCTGATCTGCACGGTGTTCCTGCTGCTGCTCGCCCTCACCGGCTTGCCGCTGGTGTTCCACCATGAGATCGACCATCTGCTGGGCAACGAGCCGCAACTGGCGCAGATGCCTGCCGACACACCGCAGCTCAACCTTGAGCAACTGGTCGCCAAAGCCCAGGCCCATCGCCCCGGCGAGGCCATGCAATACCTGGCCTGGGACGAAGACGACAAGAACGGTGTGATCGCGATCATGGCCGCCACGGCCGGCACCGAACCCAACTCGTCCCATACCTTCATGCTCGATGCACGCACCGGCGACGCCCTGGAAACGCCGGCGGCCAATGGCGGGCTGACCCTGTTCCTGCTGCGCCTGCACACCGACATGTTCGTCGGGCTGCCGGGCAAGTTGCTGCTGGCGTTCATGGGCATTTTGTTTGTGGTGGCGATTGTTTCCGGCACGGTGCTGTACCTGCCATTCATGCGCCGGCTGAAGTTCGCCACCGTGCGTCAGGACAAATCCACGCGCCTGCGCTGGCTCGACCTGCATAACCTGATCGGCATAGTCACCCTGACCTGGGCGTTGGTGGTGGGCGTGACCGGCGTAATCAGTGCCTGCGCCGATCTGATCATCGCCGCCTGGCGCCAGGACAGCCTCAGCGCCATGATCGAACCCTACAAAAACGCCCCGCCGTTGACCCAGCGCGCACCCGCCACCGAACTGCTGAGCATCGCCGCCAAGGCCGCGCCAGGCATGGAGCCGGACTTTATCGCCTTCCCCGGCACGCGCTTTTCCAGCGAGCACCATTACGCGGTGTTCATGAAGGGCAGCACGCACCTGACCTCACATCTGCTCACGCCTGTACTGATTGATGCCAGCACCCTGGCCGTCACCGCCATCGCCGAACGGCCGTGGTACATGGACGCCATGGGCATGTCACAGCCGCTGCATTTTGGCGATTACGGCGGCATGCCGATGAAGGTTCTGTGGGCGGTGCTGGATGTGCTGACCATCATCGTGCTCGGCAGCGGGATTTACCTGTGGGTCGTGCGGCGCAAGGCCGCCAAACCATGA
- a CDS encoding glutathione S-transferase: MSAPSMTLFHNPASPFVRKVRVLLAETGQQERVALQSCLPTPVNPDAQVVQGNPVGKIPALRLADGSVLHDSRVILDYLDHQHVGNPLIPRDGSARWRRLTLASMADGIMDAAVLVRYETAMRPAEKHWAPWLDEQRNKIRRSVAELEQDAIAELASHFDIAAISVACALGYLDFRHPDLQWRDANPKLAAWYAEVSQRPSMQQTQPPL; encoded by the coding sequence ATGTCCGCTCCCAGCATGACCTTGTTTCACAACCCCGCATCGCCCTTCGTGCGCAAAGTCCGCGTGTTGCTGGCTGAAACCGGCCAACAGGAGCGCGTAGCCCTGCAAAGCTGTCTGCCAACGCCAGTCAACCCGGATGCCCAGGTGGTGCAAGGCAACCCTGTCGGCAAAATCCCCGCCCTGCGCCTGGCCGACGGCAGCGTATTGCACGACAGCCGGGTGATCCTCGATTACCTCGACCACCAGCACGTCGGCAACCCGCTGATTCCCCGCGACGGCTCGGCGCGCTGGCGCCGCCTGACCCTCGCCTCAATGGCCGACGGCATCATGGACGCCGCGGTACTGGTGCGTTACGAGACCGCGATGCGCCCCGCAGAAAAGCACTGGGCGCCATGGCTGGACGAGCAACGCAACAAAATCCGTCGCAGCGTCGCCGAGCTGGAACAGGACGCCATTGCCGAGCTGGCCAGCCACTTCGACATCGCCGCGATCAGCGTGGCCTGCGCCTTGGGTTACCTGGATTTCCGTCACCCGGACCTGCAATGGCGTGACGCCAACCCGAAGCTTGCCGCCTGGTATGCCGAGGTCAGCCAGCGACCTTCGATGCAGCAGACTCAACCCCCGCTTTAA
- a CDS encoding TonB-dependent siderophore receptor has translation MSRTLDTLLRPSLLALAIALSAPLASTSLVAAEQASSVRAYNLPAAPLATTLNQIASQAGLALTLNPSLASGKTSAPVKGQFDAQGALREALRGTGLQLEQSSAGTFTLVAIPDGVVALPETNITGQDANYESAWGPVQGYLATRTAAGTKTDTALVEAPRSISVATRQQMQDRNVQNLDDAVKYMPGIVSASYGSDTRYDWMRVRGFEPTQFLDGLPLPRGVYANPKAETWNLDRLALLRGPASSVYGQTPPGGLLDMVSRRPSAESSSAIQLQYGSDNYRQINFASTGKIDDEGRFLYGLSGVVRDAGTQVDHIDNKRYNIAPSLTWNIDPDTKLTFLSQFTRDDTGATSQFLPIVGTKINSPLGDVSHHKNLGDPDYEFYDRTYYALGYAFEHRFNDTWQFKQNLRYTKSELSFQQLTVGAYAYFPVDAAGNIDRTSTNVDENIGQFAVDNNFQADFSTGDITHTLLLGLDHQRTDTSYLSIYGSAGRVNIFNPVNTAPVVRPPRSDAYYDYNQKTVQTGLYAQDQMALDKWRLTLGGREDWVHQGTTYFNKNDATNTDRSKNFSGNAAISYVFDSGFVPYLSYAESFQPASNASVDPVKSYKPTEGKQWELGVKYQPPGTNTLLSAAIYDLTQKNVLVASTGAGGQAVTDQTGEVKVKGLELEAVSDVTENLKVIAAYTLAKSEVQKGEFKGNRLQLMPNQQASLWTDYTWHNGVLDGFGIGFGARYTGNTYGDQANTWLGKANAYTVFDGAVHYDLGRLDNSLKGASLKLNATNLFNKDYISTCDGSYCYFGDQRSVVASATYQW, from the coding sequence ATGTCCCGCACGCTCGACACCTTGCTGCGCCCCAGCCTGTTAGCCCTGGCCATCGCCCTCAGCGCCCCGCTGGCCAGCACCTCGCTGGTCGCCGCCGAACAGGCTTCCAGCGTGCGCGCCTACAACCTGCCGGCGGCGCCGCTGGCCACCACCTTGAACCAGATCGCCAGCCAGGCGGGCCTTGCGCTGACACTCAATCCGTCGCTGGCCTCGGGCAAAACCTCGGCCCCGGTCAAAGGCCAGTTCGATGCACAGGGCGCGCTGCGTGAGGCATTGCGCGGGACGGGGTTGCAGCTGGAGCAAAGCAGCGCGGGCACCTTCACCCTGGTCGCGATCCCCGACGGTGTGGTGGCCCTGCCGGAAACCAACATCACCGGGCAAGACGCCAACTACGAAAGCGCTTGGGGCCCGGTGCAAGGCTACCTGGCGACCCGCACCGCCGCCGGCACCAAGACCGACACTGCGCTGGTCGAAGCGCCGCGCTCGATCTCCGTCGCCACCCGCCAGCAGATGCAGGACCGCAACGTCCAGAACCTGGACGACGCGGTCAAATACATGCCCGGCATCGTGTCTGCCAGCTACGGCAGCGACACCCGTTACGACTGGATGCGCGTGCGCGGCTTCGAACCCACGCAGTTCCTTGATGGTTTGCCACTGCCACGCGGTGTCTACGCCAACCCGAAAGCCGAAACCTGGAACCTGGACCGCCTCGCCCTGTTGCGGGGCCCGGCGTCGTCGGTCTACGGTCAAACGCCACCCGGCGGCTTGCTGGACATGGTCAGCCGCCGCCCCAGCGCTGAATCGAGCAGTGCCATCCAGCTGCAATACGGCAGTGACAACTACCGCCAAATCAACTTCGCCAGCACCGGCAAGATCGATGATGAGGGCCGGTTTCTCTACGGCCTCAGCGGCGTGGTCCGCGATGCGGGCACTCAGGTCGATCACATCGACAACAAGCGCTACAACATCGCGCCGAGCCTGACCTGGAACATCGACCCCGATACCAAGCTGACTTTCCTGTCGCAATTCACGCGAGACGATACAGGCGCCACCAGCCAATTCCTGCCGATCGTGGGTACCAAGATAAACTCGCCATTGGGTGACGTTTCCCACCACAAAAACCTGGGCGATCCGGATTACGAGTTCTACGACCGTACCTACTACGCGCTGGGCTATGCTTTCGAGCACCGCTTCAATGACACCTGGCAGTTCAAGCAGAACCTGCGCTACACAAAATCGGAGCTGTCGTTCCAGCAGTTGACCGTAGGTGCCTACGCCTATTTCCCGGTTGACGCTGCCGGCAATATCGACCGAACCTCGACCAACGTTGATGAAAACATCGGCCAATTCGCGGTCGATAACAATTTTCAGGCCGACTTCAGCACCGGCGACATCACCCACACCCTGCTGCTGGGCCTGGATCATCAACGCACCGACACCTCATACCTGTCGATCTACGGTAGTGCCGGGCGCGTCAATATCTTCAACCCGGTGAACACTGCGCCGGTGGTACGCCCTCCGCGCTCCGATGCGTATTACGACTACAACCAGAAAACCGTGCAAACCGGCCTCTACGCACAAGACCAGATGGCCCTCGACAAATGGCGCCTGACGCTCGGTGGGCGTGAAGACTGGGTGCACCAAGGCACCACCTACTTCAACAAAAACGACGCAACCAACACTGACCGCAGCAAGAACTTCAGCGGCAACGCGGCGATCAGTTATGTGTTCGATTCGGGCTTTGTGCCTTACCTGTCCTACGCCGAGTCGTTTCAGCCTGCCAGCAACGCCAGCGTAGATCCGGTGAAATCCTACAAGCCCACCGAAGGCAAGCAATGGGAACTGGGGGTCAAGTATCAGCCACCAGGCACCAACACATTGCTGAGTGCAGCGATCTATGACCTGACCCAGAAAAACGTACTGGTCGCCAGCACAGGCGCGGGCGGCCAGGCGGTCACCGACCAGACCGGCGAAGTGAAGGTCAAGGGGTTGGAACTGGAGGCCGTGTCTGACGTCACCGAGAACCTCAAAGTAATCGCGGCTTATACCCTCGCCAAATCCGAAGTGCAGAAAGGCGAGTTCAAAGGCAACCGCCTGCAACTGATGCCGAACCAGCAGGCATCGTTGTGGACCGACTATACCTGGCACAACGGTGTGCTTGACGGCTTCGGTATCGGCTTCGGCGCGCGCTACACGGGCAACACCTATGGCGACCAGGCCAACACCTGGTTGGGCAAGGCCAACGCCTACACGGTGTTCGACGGCGCGGTGCATTACGACTTGGGCCGTCTGGACAACAGCCTCAAAGGGGCCTCGTTGAAACTCAATGCCACCAACCTGTTCAACAAGGATTACATTTCCACCTGTGACGGTTCCTACTGCTACTTCGGCGACCAGCGCAGCGTTGTCGCCAGCGCCACCTACCAGTGGTAA
- a CDS encoding FecR domain-containing protein has product MTASRPVSARVLDAAIAWQLSLDSDDGSALEREEFDKWLASDEEHARAWRQLGMLDQRFSLASGPARAALLQSRQSIRQRVRKLGSGLASVALVIGLALFAGERYVPIHYWLADQRTATGEQRTLKLADGTLINLNTHSAIDVRFDEKRRLIVLQEGEILVETGHNDARPFYVQTRDGSLRALGTRFIVRREDDATRLSVLQSAVAAQPEALRQEQIFKQGQQVLMRSDGLGPVLAVTPATDAWTRGMLVVDNARLGDVVNELGRYRTGYLGVDKNAADLRITGSFPLHDTTLALNALLPTLPVQIEQHTPWWVTVKGKP; this is encoded by the coding sequence GTGACAGCCTCAAGGCCGGTTTCGGCGCGTGTGCTGGATGCTGCGATTGCCTGGCAACTGTCTCTTGATTCGGACGACGGCAGCGCGCTGGAGCGCGAGGAGTTCGACAAATGGCTGGCCAGCGATGAAGAACACGCCCGCGCCTGGCGCCAACTGGGCATGCTCGACCAGCGCTTCAGCCTGGCGTCGGGCCCGGCACGGGCGGCATTGCTGCAGTCGCGCCAGAGCATCCGCCAGCGCGTGCGCAAGCTGGGCAGCGGCCTGGCGAGTGTGGCGCTGGTCATTGGCCTGGCGCTGTTTGCCGGTGAACGTTATGTGCCGATCCACTATTGGCTGGCCGACCAGCGCACCGCCACTGGCGAGCAACGTACGCTGAAACTGGCGGATGGCACGCTGATCAACCTCAACACCCACAGCGCCATTGACGTGCGTTTTGATGAGAAACGCCGGTTGATCGTGTTGCAGGAAGGCGAAATTCTCGTTGAAACCGGCCATAACGATGCGCGGCCTTTTTATGTGCAAACCCGCGACGGCAGCCTGCGGGCGCTGGGCACGCGGTTTATCGTCAGGCGCGAGGACGACGCCACGCGCTTGAGCGTGTTGCAGTCCGCGGTGGCTGCGCAGCCGGAGGCGTTGCGCCAGGAACAAATTTTCAAGCAAGGCCAGCAAGTGCTGATGCGCAGTGACGGCCTCGGCCCGGTGCTGGCCGTCACCCCCGCCACCGACGCCTGGACCCGCGGCATGCTGGTGGTCGACAACGCCCGTTTGGGCGATGTGGTCAATGAACTGGGGCGCTACCGCACCGGCTACCTGGGGGTGGATAAAAACGCCGCCGACTTGCGCATCACCGGCAGCTTCCCGCTGCATGACACCACACTGGCGCTCAACGCCCTGCTGCCCACCTTGCCGGTGCAGATCGAGCAGCACACGCCGTGGTGGGTGACGGTCAAGGGCAAGCCTTAG